A portion of the Enterobacter sp. SA187 genome contains these proteins:
- the apbC gene encoding iron-sulfur cluster carrier protein ApbC — protein sequence MNSQSQAKSPEALRAIVVGTLANFQHPTLTHNLTALKAVHHVAWMDDTLHIELLMPFPWRSAFEELKEECSAELLRLTGAKAIDWKLSHTVATLKRVKNQPGINGVKNIIAVSSGKGGVGKSSTAVNLALALAAEGAKVGILDADIYGPSIPTMLGAEGERPTSPDGTHMAPIMAHGLATNSIGYLVTDENAMVWRGPMASKALLQLLQESLWPDLDYLVLDMPPGTGDIQLTLAQNVPVTGAVVVTTPQDIALIDAKKGIVMFEKVEVPVLGIVENMSVHICSNCGHHEPIFGTGGAEKLAEQYHTQLLGQMPLHISLREDLDNGTPTVVSRPDSEFTAMYRKLAGRVAAQLYWQGDVIPAEIAFRAL from the coding sequence ATGAACTCGCAATCCCAGGCCAAATCCCCGGAAGCCTTGCGCGCAATAGTTGTCGGAACCCTGGCAAATTTCCAGCACCCCACGCTGACCCATAATCTTACGGCCCTGAAAGCCGTCCATCATGTCGCCTGGATGGATGACACGCTGCACATCGAACTGCTGATGCCGTTCCCGTGGCGCAGCGCTTTTGAAGAGCTGAAAGAGGAGTGCAGCGCCGAGCTGCTGCGCCTTACCGGCGCGAAAGCCATCGACTGGAAGCTGTCGCACACGGTCGCCACCTTAAAGCGCGTGAAAAATCAGCCGGGCATCAACGGCGTGAAAAATATCATCGCGGTCAGTTCCGGTAAGGGCGGGGTAGGGAAATCCTCAACTGCGGTCAACCTGGCGCTGGCGCTGGCGGCGGAAGGGGCGAAAGTTGGCATTCTCGATGCCGATATTTATGGCCCGTCGATCCCCACCATGCTGGGTGCCGAAGGTGAACGTCCGACATCGCCGGACGGTACGCACATGGCGCCAATCATGGCCCACGGCCTTGCCACCAACTCCATTGGCTATCTGGTTACCGACGAGAACGCGATGGTGTGGCGCGGGCCAATGGCCAGCAAAGCGCTGCTGCAACTGTTGCAGGAATCTCTGTGGCCGGATCTGGATTATCTGGTGCTGGATATGCCGCCGGGCACCGGTGACATTCAGCTGACGCTGGCGCAGAACGTGCCGGTGACCGGCGCAGTGGTCGTCACCACGCCACAGGATATTGCGCTGATCGATGCGAAAAAAGGCATCGTGATGTTCGAGAAAGTGGAAGTGCCGGTGCTGGGCATCGTGGAAAACATGAGCGTGCATATTTGCAGCAACTGTGGCCACCACGAACCGATTTTTGGCACCGGCGGCGCAGAGAAGCTGGCGGAGCAGTATCACACCCAGCTTCTGGGCCAGATGCCGCTGCACATCAGCCTGCGTGAAGATCTGGATAACGGCACGCCGACCGTGGTCAGCCGTCCGGACAGCGAGTTTACGGCAATGTACCGTAAGCTGGCGGGGCGTGTCGCCGCGCAGCTGTACTGGCAGGGCGATGTGATCCCGGCGGAAATCGCATTCCGCGCGCTGTAA
- the btsR gene encoding two-component system response regulator BtsR — protein sequence MLKVLIVDDEPLARENLRILLEDESDIEIVGECANAVEAIGAVHKLRPDVLFLDIQMPRISGLEMVGMLDPEHRPYVVFLTAFDEYAVKAFEEHAFDYLLKPIASPRLAKTLTRLRQERGVQDVSVLPENQAPLKFIPCTGHSRIYLLQMDDVAYVSSRLSGVYVTSHEGKEGFTELTLRTLESRTPLMRCHRQYLVNMAHLKEIRFEDNGQAELLLREGHTVPVSRRYLKNLKEALGL from the coding sequence ATGTTAAAAGTGCTGATCGTCGATGACGAACCCTTAGCGCGGGAAAATCTGCGTATTCTGCTGGAAGATGAAAGCGATATTGAGATCGTCGGCGAGTGCGCCAACGCCGTGGAAGCCATAGGCGCGGTGCATAAACTGCGCCCCGACGTGCTGTTTCTGGATATTCAGATGCCGCGCATCAGCGGGCTGGAAATGGTGGGCATGCTCGATCCTGAGCACCGGCCTTACGTGGTCTTTCTCACCGCCTTTGATGAATATGCGGTGAAGGCTTTCGAAGAGCATGCTTTTGATTATCTGCTCAAACCCATTGCATCGCCGCGACTGGCAAAAACCCTGACGCGTTTGCGCCAGGAGCGCGGAGTACAGGACGTCTCGGTGCTGCCGGAAAATCAGGCGCCGCTGAAGTTTATTCCCTGCACCGGGCACAGCCGCATTTATCTGTTGCAGATGGACGATGTGGCGTACGTCAGCAGCCGCCTCAGCGGGGTGTATGTGACCAGTCACGAAGGCAAAGAGGGCTTTACGGAGCTGACCCTGCGCACTCTGGAGAGCCGTACGCCGCTGATGCGCTGTCACCGGCAATATCTGGTCAATATGGCGCACTTAAAAGAGATCCGCTTTGAGGATAATGGTCAGGCTGAATTACTGCTGCGTGAAGGGCATACGGTGCCCGTCAGCCGTCGTTATCTGAAAAATCTAAAAGAAGCGCTGGGTCTGTAA
- a CDS encoding RcnB family protein, with the protein MGKTKMLLLGALLMTSGAVLAAPQGTGIQKYEIQEFIADFTKFKPGDTVPEMYRTEEYNIKQWQARNLPAPDAGSHWTYMGGNYVLITDADGKILKAYDGEIFYHR; encoded by the coding sequence ATGGGTAAGACGAAGATGTTACTTCTGGGCGCGCTGTTGATGACCTCAGGCGCGGTACTGGCTGCGCCGCAGGGAACCGGTATTCAGAAGTATGAAATTCAGGAATTTATTGCCGACTTCACCAAATTTAAACCAGGCGATACGGTGCCAGAAATGTACCGCACCGAAGAATACAATATTAAACAGTGGCAGGCGCGTAACCTGCCGGCGCCGGATGCCGGAAGCCACTGGACCTATATGGGCGGCAACTACGTGCTGATCACCGATGCCGACGGGAAAATCCTTAAAGCCTACGACGGTGAGATTTTCTACCACCGCTGA
- a CDS encoding ABC transporter permease → MKVIRDPLLWLIALFIALLLALPHSATLFSAWFPQLPRPVYQQESFLTLTLAHFWLVGISSVIAVIIGVGAGIAVTRPAGLEFRSLVETIAAVGQTFPPVAVLAIAVPVMGFGRDPAIIALILYGVLPILQGTLAGLSAVPAGVISVAEGMGMSAWQRLMKVELPLAAPVILAGVRTSVIINIGTAAIASTVGANTLGTPIIIGLSGFNTAYVIQGALLVALAAIIVDRGFERLARAMTKHAE, encoded by the coding sequence GTGAAGGTCATCCGTGATCCGCTGCTGTGGCTTATCGCCCTCTTTATCGCGTTGCTGCTGGCGCTGCCGCACAGCGCCACGCTGTTCAGCGCCTGGTTTCCGCAGCTGCCGCGCCCGGTTTATCAGCAGGAATCCTTTCTTACCTTAACTCTGGCGCATTTCTGGCTGGTGGGGATTTCCAGCGTGATAGCGGTGATCATCGGCGTCGGGGCGGGGATCGCGGTGACGCGTCCGGCAGGGCTGGAATTTCGCTCGCTGGTGGAAACCATCGCCGCGGTCGGGCAAACCTTTCCGCCGGTGGCAGTGCTGGCGATTGCCGTGCCGGTGATGGGTTTTGGCAGGGATCCGGCGATAATCGCGCTGATCCTCTACGGCGTATTGCCGATTTTGCAGGGCACGCTGGCAGGGCTTAGCGCCGTACCGGCGGGGGTGATAAGCGTGGCGGAAGGTATGGGGATGAGCGCCTGGCAGCGGCTGATGAAAGTGGAATTACCGCTGGCGGCGCCGGTGATTTTAGCCGGCGTGCGCACCTCGGTGATCATCAACATTGGCACGGCGGCGATCGCCTCGACCGTGGGGGCGAATACCCTCGGCACGCCAATTATCATCGGACTTTCCGGCTTTAATACTGCCTATGTCATTCAGGGCGCGCTACTGGTGGCGCTGGCCGCGATTATTGTCGATCGCGGATTCGAGCGCCTGGCGCGGGCAATGACTAAGCACGCAGAATAA
- a CDS encoding DUF1456 family protein, whose protein sequence is MISNDILRSVRYISKFNNQDLLRIFALGEADVTAEQLVPWLRKEDEEGFVRCPDILLACFLNGLIYEKRGRDESAPALAVERRVNNNIVLKKLRIAYNLKTDDILAILTAQQFRVSMPEITAMMRAADHKNFRECGDQFLRYFLRGLATRVHAAK, encoded by the coding sequence ATGATCAGTAACGATATTTTACGAAGCGTCCGCTATATCTCTAAATTCAACAATCAAGATCTGCTGCGTATTTTCGCGCTGGGTGAAGCGGATGTCACCGCAGAACAGCTGGTGCCATGGCTGCGCAAGGAAGATGAAGAGGGCTTTGTGCGCTGCCCGGATATTCTGCTCGCCTGCTTCCTGAATGGTCTGATTTATGAAAAGCGTGGCCGGGATGAATCGGCGCCTGCGCTGGCGGTAGAGCGTCGCGTGAATAACAATATCGTGCTGAAAAAACTGCGTATCGCCTATAACCTGAAAACCGACGATATTCTGGCGATTTTAACCGCGCAGCAGTTCCGTGTGTCGATGCCGGAGATCACCGCCATGATGCGCGCGGCGGATCATAAAAATTTCCGTGAATGTGGGGATCAGTTCCTGCGTTATTTCCTGCGTGGTCTGGCGACCCGGGTGCACGCCGCGAAATAA
- a CDS encoding GNAT family N-acetyltransferase, with translation MRIRNWTESDRPFLRTLYLQARRHSWTWLEGEEWQLEDFDAATLGEQIWVAEEDGHRLGFASVSVSNNFLHNLFVDPHAQGKGVGSALLKKVQSEFTSTGALKCLAQNKAALAFYQRHGWHVEAKGESPEGEYVLLHYRLS, from the coding sequence ATGCGCATACGCAACTGGACAGAGAGCGATCGCCCTTTTTTACGCACGCTTTATTTGCAGGCACGTCGTCACAGCTGGACATGGCTTGAGGGCGAGGAGTGGCAACTGGAAGATTTCGACGCCGCCACCCTGGGCGAACAGATTTGGGTTGCGGAAGAAGACGGGCACCGGCTGGGCTTTGCCTCGGTTTCGGTGAGCAATAACTTTCTGCACAATCTGTTTGTGGATCCCCATGCGCAGGGAAAAGGCGTCGGCAGCGCGCTGCTGAAAAAGGTGCAGTCGGAATTTACCAGCACCGGGGCGCTGAAATGTCTGGCGCAAAACAAGGCTGCGCTGGCATTTTATCAGCGTCATGGCTGGCATGTGGAAGCGAAAGGCGAGTCGCCGGAAGGGGAATATGTGCTGCTGCACTACCGGCTAAGCTGA
- a CDS encoding MerR family transcriptional regulator yields the protein MALYTIGEVAQLCDVNPVTLRAWQRRYDLLTPQRTDGGHRLFNDADIDRIREIKRWIDSGVQVGKVKTLLWNGATDSEYNWREQQERLLGYLQCGNLPRLQLWIKEQGRAFPAHTIITQLLIPLRLRLRCQDPTLLAMLSLLDGVLINHISLCLTSSRKKSSNDALVVGWNIHDTTRLWLEAWIASEQGWRTGVLAHSLTQLRPEQFTGHTLMVWCGDAPTISQMQQMASWRDAGHAIQMLGI from the coding sequence ATGGCGCTATACACCATCGGTGAAGTGGCTCAGCTGTGCGACGTTAATCCTGTTACCCTGCGGGCCTGGCAACGCCGTTACGATTTGCTGACGCCACAGCGCACTGATGGCGGGCACCGGTTATTTAATGATGCGGACATAGACCGCATCCGCGAAATCAAACGCTGGATCGACAGCGGCGTGCAGGTCGGCAAAGTCAAAACCCTGCTGTGGAATGGCGCGACGGACAGCGAATATAACTGGCGGGAGCAACAGGAGCGTCTGCTCGGTTACCTGCAATGCGGTAATCTTCCCCGTCTGCAGCTGTGGATCAAAGAACAGGGGCGCGCGTTCCCGGCCCATACTATCATCACGCAATTACTCATTCCTTTGCGTCTGCGCCTGCGCTGCCAGGATCCGACGCTGCTCGCCATGCTGAGTCTGCTGGACGGCGTGCTGATCAACCATATTTCGCTGTGTCTTACCTCGTCGCGGAAGAAAAGCAGCAATGATGCGCTGGTGGTCGGCTGGAATATTCACGATACCACGCGGCTGTGGCTGGAAGCCTGGATCGCAAGCGAGCAGGGCTGGCGCACCGGCGTGCTGGCACATTCCCTGACGCAGTTGCGCCCGGAACAGTTTACCGGGCATACCTTAATGGTGTGGTGCGGCGATGCGCCGACGATTTCACAGATGCAGCAGATGGCCAGCTGGCGTGATGCCGGGCATGCGATCCAGATGCTCGGCATTTAA
- a CDS encoding zinc-binding alcohol dehydrogenase family protein, with the protein MKAIAITAAAQNGSNIDFLHDIDIEKPVARGHDLLVQVHAISVNPVDTKVRAGFNADAPRILGWDAVGVVSDVGESVTLFKPGDTVWYAGALTRPGSNAEYQLVDERIVAHKPASLDNASAAALPLTAITAWEMLFDRLGVAENGNEGDVLLIVGAAGGVGSIMTQLARKLTKMTVIGTASRPQSQQWVRDRGAHHVIDHSKPLSEELARIGIKQVTHVASLTNTSDHYQQLIDALIPQGKLALIDDPETLDARPLKAKSISLHWEFMFTRSMFETPDMIEQHHLLTRVASLIDSGVIETTLGEHGGTINAENLRKAHKLIETQRAVGKIVLEGF; encoded by the coding sequence ATGAAAGCAATCGCCATTACCGCCGCCGCGCAGAACGGCAGCAACATCGATTTCCTGCATGATATTGATATTGAAAAGCCTGTCGCCCGCGGTCACGATCTGCTGGTACAGGTTCATGCCATTTCCGTTAATCCGGTGGATACCAAAGTGCGTGCGGGCTTTAACGCTGATGCGCCGCGCATTCTGGGCTGGGATGCCGTGGGCGTCGTCAGTGACGTGGGCGAGTCCGTGACCCTGTTTAAGCCAGGCGATACCGTCTGGTACGCCGGGGCGCTGACCCGTCCGGGCAGCAACGCCGAATATCAGCTGGTAGACGAGCGCATCGTGGCGCATAAACCGGCCTCGCTGGATAACGCCTCTGCGGCGGCCCTGCCGCTCACCGCCATTACCGCCTGGGAGATGCTGTTTGATCGCCTTGGCGTCGCGGAAAACGGCAACGAGGGCGATGTGCTTTTGATCGTCGGCGCGGCGGGCGGCGTGGGCTCGATCATGACCCAGCTGGCGCGTAAGCTGACGAAAATGACGGTGATCGGCACCGCCTCACGCCCGCAGAGCCAGCAATGGGTACGCGATCGCGGGGCGCATCATGTCATTGACCACAGCAAACCGCTCAGCGAAGAACTGGCGCGTATCGGCATCAAACAGGTGACGCATGTCGCCAGCCTGACCAATACCAGCGATCACTATCAGCAGTTGATTGACGCGCTGATCCCGCAGGGTAAGCTGGCGCTGATTGACGATCCCGAGACGCTGGATGCCCGGCCGCTGAAAGCGAAAAGTATCTCCCTGCACTGGGAATTTATGTTCACCCGCTCCATGTTTGAAACCCCGGACATGATCGAGCAGCACCACCTGCTGACCCGCGTGGCCTCCCTTATCGACAGCGGCGTGATTGAAACCACGCTGGGTGAGCATGGCGGCACTATTAATGCGGAAAATCTGCGTAAGGCGCATAAGCTGATCGAGACACAACGGGCGGTGGGCAAGATTGTCCTTGAAGGTTTCTGA
- a CDS encoding protein YohO, protein MKASKILVTTLFLLMAIGGTGGVMLAGYFFILRA, encoded by the coding sequence ATGAAGGCGTCCAAAATCCTTGTCACCACCCTCTTTCTACTTATGGCTATCGGCGGCACGGGCGGCGTGATGCTGGCGGGTTACTTCTTTATTCTGCGTGCTTAG
- a CDS encoding YehR family lipoprotein codes for MNILKKLGALVFTAFVVVALSGCGDKEESKTFTWSDGKTDLSLTYYYKNDVVLRQTAKNTLHYAGLGVANKEEAMQRLGPISEKYKEIKGVEESLEYGDTSATETLTVDYSKVDRDALQKIQGAEFTGDVKEGVSMSKSEALLKSRGFKEVKE; via the coding sequence ATGAACATTTTAAAAAAATTAGGCGCACTCGTCTTCACGGCGTTCGTGGTTGTCGCGCTGAGCGGCTGTGGCGATAAAGAAGAAAGCAAAACCTTTACCTGGTCAGACGGTAAAACCGATTTATCCCTGACCTATTACTACAAAAATGACGTAGTACTGCGTCAGACAGCGAAAAATACCCTGCACTATGCAGGTCTGGGCGTGGCGAATAAAGAAGAAGCGATGCAACGTCTGGGGCCAATCAGCGAAAAATATAAAGAGATTAAGGGCGTGGAAGAGAGCCTGGAATATGGCGATACCTCTGCAACCGAAACCCTGACCGTGGATTACAGCAAAGTTGACCGTGACGCGCTGCAAAAAATTCAGGGCGCGGAGTTTACCGGTGATGTGAAAGAAGGCGTCAGCATGTCCAAGTCTGAAGCCCTGCTGAAATCTCGTGGTTTTAAAGAAGTTAAAGAATAA
- the metG gene encoding methionine--tRNA ligase, which yields MTQVAKKILVTCALPYANGSIHLGHMLEHIQADVWVRYQRMRGHEVNFICADDAHGTPIMLKAQQLGITPEQMITEMSQEHQTDFAGFNISYDNYHSTHSDENRELASVIYGRLKENGFIKNRTISQLYDPEKGMFLPDRFVKGTCPKCKSPDQYGDNCEVCGATYSPTELIEPKSVVSGATPEMRDSEHFFFDLPSFSEMLQAWTRSGALQEQVANKMQEWFESGLQQWDISRDAPYFGFEIPDAPGKYFYVWLDAPIGYMGSFKNLCDKRGDSESFDAYWKKDSDAELYHFIGKDIVYFHSLFWPAMLEGSGFRKPTNLFVHGYVTVNGAKMSKSRGTFIKASTWLNHFDADSLRYYYTAKLSSRIDDIDLNLEDFVQRVNADIVNKVVNLASRNAGFIAKRFDGVLASELADPALYKTFTDAAQSIGEAWESREFGKAVREIMALADVANRYVDEQAPWVVAKQEGRDADLQAICTMGLNLFRVLMTWLKPVLPELSARAEAFLNTTFEWDAINQPLLAHKVNTFKALYNRIEMKQVEALVEASKEEVKAASAPVSGPLADDPIQDTITFDDFAKIDLRVALIENAEFVEGSDKLLRLTLDLGGEKRNVFSGIRSAYPDPQPLIGRLTVMVANLAPRKMRFGISEGMVMAAGPGGSDIFLLSPDDGAKPGQQVK from the coding sequence ATGACTCAAGTCGCGAAGAAAATTCTGGTAACGTGCGCGCTGCCGTACGCCAACGGCTCCATCCACCTCGGCCATATGCTGGAGCACATCCAGGCTGATGTCTGGGTCCGTTACCAGCGAATGCGCGGCCACGAGGTAAACTTCATCTGCGCCGACGATGCTCACGGCACGCCAATCATGCTGAAAGCTCAGCAGTTGGGGATTACCCCGGAGCAGATGATTACCGAAATGAGTCAGGAACATCAGACTGATTTTGCCGGCTTCAACATCAGCTACGACAACTATCACTCCACGCACAGCGACGAAAACCGCGAGCTGGCCAGTGTGATTTACGGTCGCCTGAAAGAGAACGGGTTTATTAAGAACCGCACCATCTCTCAGCTTTACGATCCGGAAAAAGGCATGTTCCTGCCGGATCGTTTTGTGAAAGGCACCTGCCCGAAATGTAAATCCCCGGATCAGTACGGTGATAACTGCGAAGTGTGCGGCGCGACCTATAGCCCGACCGAACTTATCGAGCCGAAATCCGTGGTGTCCGGCGCGACGCCGGAAATGCGTGATTCTGAGCACTTCTTCTTCGATCTGCCGTCCTTCAGCGAAATGTTGCAGGCGTGGACCCGCAGCGGCGCGTTGCAGGAGCAGGTGGCGAACAAAATGCAGGAGTGGTTTGAATCCGGTCTGCAACAGTGGGACATCTCCCGCGATGCCCCTTACTTCGGCTTCGAAATTCCGGACGCGCCAGGTAAATATTTCTACGTCTGGCTGGATGCGCCTATCGGTTACATGGGTTCCTTCAAGAATCTGTGCGACAAGCGCGGCGATAGCGAAAGCTTCGACGCTTACTGGAAAAAAGACAGCGATGCCGAGCTGTATCACTTCATCGGTAAAGACATTGTCTATTTCCACAGCCTGTTCTGGCCGGCAATGCTGGAAGGCAGCGGCTTCCGCAAGCCGACCAACCTGTTCGTCCACGGCTATGTGACGGTGAACGGCGCGAAGATGTCTAAGTCCCGCGGCACCTTTATCAAAGCCAGCACCTGGCTGAACCATTTTGACGCTGACAGCCTGCGCTATTACTACACCGCCAAGCTCTCCTCGCGTATCGACGACATCGACCTGAACCTGGAAGATTTCGTCCAGCGCGTGAACGCCGACATCGTTAACAAAGTGGTCAACCTGGCATCCCGTAACGCAGGCTTTATCGCCAAACGCTTTGACGGCGTGCTGGCGTCTGAACTGGCGGATCCGGCACTCTATAAAACCTTCACCGATGCCGCACAGAGCATTGGCGAAGCCTGGGAGAGCCGCGAATTTGGCAAAGCGGTGCGTGAAATCATGGCGCTGGCTGACGTGGCGAACCGCTACGTTGACGAGCAGGCACCGTGGGTGGTGGCGAAACAGGAAGGCCGCGACGCCGATCTGCAGGCCATCTGCACCATGGGTCTGAACCTGTTCCGCGTGCTGATGACCTGGCTGAAGCCGGTGCTGCCGGAGCTGAGCGCCCGCGCCGAAGCTTTCCTCAACACGACCTTCGAATGGGATGCCATTAACCAGCCGCTGCTGGCGCACAAGGTCAACACCTTTAAGGCGCTCTACAACCGTATCGAAATGAAACAGGTTGAAGCGCTGGTGGAAGCCTCGAAGGAAGAAGTGAAGGCGGCAAGCGCACCGGTTTCCGGCCCGCTGGCAGACGATCCGATTCAGGACACCATTACCTTTGATGATTTCGCGAAAATCGATCTGCGCGTGGCGCTGATTGAAAACGCCGAATTTGTGGAAGGTTCAGATAAGCTGCTGCGCCTGACGCTGGATCTGGGCGGCGAGAAACGTAACGTCTTCTCCGGTATTCGCTCTGCATATCCGGATCCGCAGCCGCTGATTGGCCGCCTGACGGTCATGGTCGCCAACCTTGCGCCACGTAAAATGCGCTTTGGTATTTCTGAAGGCATGGTGATGGCCGCAGGTCCTGGCGGCAGCGACATTTTCCTGTTAAGCCCGGATGATGGCGCAAAACCCGGCCAGCAGGTGAAATAA
- a CDS encoding sensor histidine kinase: MYEFNLVLLLLQQMCVFLVIAWLMSKTRLFIPLMQVTVRLPHKLLCYVTFSIFCILGTYLGLHIEDSIANTRAIGAVMGGLLGGPVVGGLVGLTGGLHRYSMGGMTALSCMVSTIVEGLLGGLVHSFLIKRGRTDKVFSPLTAGAITLVAELVQMLIILLIARPFEDALHLVSSIAAPMMVTNTVGAALFMRILLDKRAMFEKYTSAFSATALKVAASTEGILRQGFNEENSMKVAQVLYQELDIGAVAITDREKLLAFKGIGDDHHLSGRPISSRWTQKALETGEVVYADGNEVPYRCSLHPQCKLGSTLVIPLRGENQRVMGTIKLYEVKNRLFSSINRTLGEGIAQLLSAQILAGQYERQKALLTQSEIKLLHAQVNPHFLFNALNTLKAVIRRDSEQAGQLVQYLSTFFRKNLKRPSEVVTLADEVEHVNAYLQIEQARFQSRLQVQLFVPEALSWHKLPAFTLQPIVENAIKHGTSQLLGVGEITIRASLDGQYMVLDIEDNAGLYQPKANASGLGMSLVDKRLRARFGDDCGIAVACEPDRFTRITLRLPVEESAC; encoded by the coding sequence ATGTACGAGTTTAATCTGGTGTTACTGCTGCTGCAGCAGATGTGCGTGTTTCTGGTCATCGCCTGGCTGATGAGCAAAACGCGCCTGTTTATTCCGCTGATGCAGGTCACCGTCCGGCTGCCGCATAAACTGCTGTGCTATGTCACTTTCTCCATTTTCTGCATTCTGGGCACCTATCTCGGCCTGCACATTGAAGACTCCATCGCCAACACGCGCGCCATTGGCGCGGTGATGGGCGGTCTGCTCGGCGGGCCGGTGGTCGGCGGGCTGGTGGGGCTGACCGGTGGATTACACCGTTACTCCATGGGCGGCATGACGGCGCTCAGCTGCATGGTGTCCACCATCGTCGAAGGGCTGCTGGGCGGCCTGGTGCACAGTTTCCTCATCAAACGCGGCCGCACCGATAAAGTATTCAGTCCGCTGACCGCCGGGGCCATTACGCTGGTGGCGGAACTGGTACAGATGCTGATCATCCTGCTGATCGCCCGCCCGTTTGAAGACGCGCTGCATCTGGTGAGCAGCATCGCCGCGCCCATGATGGTGACCAATACCGTCGGCGCGGCGCTCTTTATGCGCATCCTGCTGGATAAACGGGCGATGTTTGAGAAGTATACCTCCGCCTTTTCCGCCACTGCCCTGAAGGTGGCGGCCTCCACCGAAGGCATTTTGCGCCAGGGATTTAACGAAGAGAACAGCATGAAAGTGGCGCAGGTGCTGTATCAGGAGCTGGACATTGGCGCGGTGGCGATCACCGATCGCGAAAAGCTGCTGGCCTTTAAAGGCATCGGCGACGATCACCATTTGTCGGGGCGGCCTATTTCCTCACGCTGGACGCAAAAAGCGCTGGAAACCGGGGAAGTGGTCTATGCGGATGGCAATGAAGTGCCGTACCGCTGTTCACTGCATCCCCAGTGCAAGCTGGGCTCGACGCTGGTGATCCCGTTGCGCGGCGAGAATCAGCGGGTGATGGGCACCATCAAACTCTATGAAGTGAAAAACCGCCTGTTCAGTTCCATTAACCGCACGCTGGGGGAGGGGATCGCGCAGCTGCTGTCGGCGCAGATCCTTGCCGGGCAGTACGAGCGGCAAAAAGCGCTGCTCACCCAGTCGGAGATCAAACTGCTGCATGCGCAGGTGAACCCGCATTTTCTGTTTAATGCGCTTAACACGCTGAAGGCGGTGATCCGCCGCGACAGCGAGCAGGCCGGGCAACTGGTGCAGTACCTGTCGACCTTTTTCCGCAAAAACTTAAAACGCCCGTCGGAAGTGGTGACGCTGGCGGATGAAGTGGAGCATGTGAACGCCTATCTGCAAATCGAGCAGGCGCGTTTCCAGTCGCGTTTGCAGGTGCAGCTGTTTGTGCCGGAGGCGCTGTCCTGGCACAAACTGCCCGCCTTTACGCTGCAACCCATCGTTGAAAATGCCATTAAGCACGGTACTTCACAGCTGCTGGGCGTGGGGGAAATCACTATCCGGGCGAGTCTCGACGGGCAGTATATGGTGCTGGATATTGAAGATAACGCGGGTCTGTACCAGCCGAAGGCCAATGCCAGCGGGCTGGGCATGAGCCTGGTGGATAAGCGCCTGCGGGCGCGTTTTGGCGATGATTGCGGTATCGCCGTGGCCTGCGAGCCGGATCGATTTACCCGAATTACCCTACGTTTACCTGTGGAGGAAAGCGCATGTTAA